Within Actinomycetes bacterium, the genomic segment CGAGGAGAATGATGATCAGGATCGCCAGCGCGCCCAGGTTCTTCAGCTCGGGGGGCACGAAGAGCGTCGAGACCTGGATGAGCAGGCCGACGATCAGAGAGCCGACGAGCGCTCCGAAGGCCGTCCCGAGTCCACCCAGCGTGACCCCGGCGAAGACGAGCAGCAGGATCTGGAAGCCCATCTGGAAGCTCACCTGCTGGGTCAGCCCCAGGATCACGCCGGACAGCGCGGCCAGCCCGCCCCCGAGGATCCAGACCACGTTGATCACCCGCTCGACGTCGATCCCGGACGCTGCCGCGAGCGCCGGGTTGTCCGACACGGCCCGGGTGGCCTTGCCGATGCGGGTACGCAGCAGCCACAGCCCAGTGAGCACGATCACGATGATCGCCACGATGCTGCTGACCAGGGCCCGCGGGGTGATCGCGATCGGTCCGACGTCGATGCCGGCTTGGCCCTGGTACTGCGCGTAGGGGCGGTTCGCCCCTCCGAACAAGTAGAGGTAGAAGTACCGCAGGAAGATGGACAAGCCGATCGAGATGACCAGCATGGCGATGAGTCCAGTGCCGCGCTTGCGCAGCCGGCGCCAGAACAGGGCGTCCTGCACGCCGCCCAAGACGCCACAGATCAGCACGCCCAGCGCCCCGGCGAGGATGAACGGGATGTTCAGCAGGACGTTGAGGAAATAGGTGACCAGGCCACCAAGAGTGACCAGCTCACCGTGGGCGAAGTTGGTCAGGCCGGTCGTCCCATAGATCAGGGAGAGGCCCACCGCCGCGAGGGCGATGATCAGGCCCAGCACGATGCCTTCCCAGACCAGCTGGGGTGCTTGGCTCCACTTCGACGCGGTAGTGACTCCCGTTCCGGGGCCCTTGGTGAGCGGAATGATGACGAAACTGGTCTGGCCGGCGGGCACGTTGACGACGAGGTCGGTCCGGTCGGGGTGCTGACCGCTCGGCAGGCCGCCGGTGACTTTGACCGTGTAGTTGCCAGCACCGGGGACCGGCAGGTTGAAGCTCCCCTTGGCGTCCGTGGTGACCGTCTTCGAGAAGCCCTCGCCCTTGATGGCGATCTCGGCCCCCTGGACCGGCTTCTTGTCCGCGTCGATGACCCGGCCGCCGATCGACTCACCCGCCGCGTGGGCGGCCGCCAGTGGTCCGCCGAGCAGAATCGCTGCTGCGCCGATCAGCGCGGCGAGGAAGGCCGCGGCACGTCTGGGCACGCAGTGCTCCTGTCGCTCGTGGGGGTCGCGACAGCTCCGACCAGGCGCTCGGCGACTGCCCCCTACGGGTCTGCGAAACCCTAGACCCAATCGCGCCCTGAGATCACGCAATCCGATACCAGGTTGGCCAGGTGTTACCGGACTGCAGCGACCAGCGCCGTGAGCAGAGGTGCCACGACCAGCGCGGGGAGCAGGTCGCCCACCGGCAGCGGCCGGATCCGCAGCAGCCGCAGAGCGACTCCGACGAGCAGCAGCCCGCCGGTGGCGGTCAGCGCGGCGATCCCGGAGTCGGGCAGGAGGCCGCCGGCGAGCACCGCCACGAGCGTGAACCCCCCCTGGACGACGGCCACGGACA encodes:
- a CDS encoding branched-chain amino acid ABC transporter permease, producing MPRRAAAFLAALIGAAAILLGGPLAAAHAAGESIGGRVIDADKKPVQGAEIAIKGEGFSKTVTTDAKGSFNLPVPGAGNYTVKVTGGLPSGQHPDRTDLVVNVPAGQTSFVIIPLTKGPGTGVTTASKWSQAPQLVWEGIVLGLIIALAAVGLSLIYGTTGLTNFAHGELVTLGGLVTYFLNVLLNIPFILAGALGVLICGVLGGVQDALFWRRLRKRGTGLIAMLVISIGLSIFLRYFYLYLFGGANRPYAQYQGQAGIDVGPIAITPRALVSSIVAIIVIVLTGLWLLRTRIGKATRAVSDNPALAAASGIDVERVINVVWILGGGLAALSGVILGLTQQVSFQMGFQILLLVFAGVTLGGLGTAFGALVGSLIVGLLIQVSTLFVPPELKNLGALAILIIILLVRPQGILGRRERVG